One segment of Onychomys torridus chromosome 3, mOncTor1.1, whole genome shotgun sequence DNA contains the following:
- the Znf239 gene encoding zinc finger protein 239 — MLRQRDHLKGKGCGCEPCGTGFTRSLSAVHQAVHMDEKPYKCDRCGKSFTRSSSLLVHHAVHTGEKPYKCDRCGKGFSQSSKLHIHQRVHTGEKPYECEECGMSFSQRSNLHIHQRVHTGERPYKCGECGKGFSQSSNLHIHRCIHTGEKPYQCYECGKGFSQSSDLRIHLRVHTGEKPYHCGKCGKGFSQSSKLLIHQRVHTGEKPYECYRCGKSFSQSSNLHIHQRVHKKDLR; from the coding sequence ATGCTTCGTCAGAGAGACCACCTGAAAGGGAAAGGCTGCGGGTGTGAGCCTTGTGGGACAGGCTTCACCAGGAGCTTGTCTGCTGTCCATCAAGCAGTCCACATGGAtgagaaaccctacaagtgtgacAGGTGTGGGAAGAGCTTCACCAGGAGTTCCAGTCTGCTCGTCCATCATGCTGTCCACACAGGTGAGAAACCGTACAAGTGTGACAGGTGTGGGAAGGGCTTCAGTCAGAGCTCCAAGCTGCACATCCACCAGCGCGTCCACACGGGAGAGAAGCCGTacgagtgtgaggagtgtggcatGAGCTTTAGTCAGCGATCAAACCTGCACATCCACCAGCGCGTCCACACGGGAGAGAGGCCTTACAAGTGTGGGGAGTGTGGGAAAGGCTTCAGCCAGAGCTCCAACCTTCACATCCACCGGTGCATCCACACGGGAGAGAAGCCATACCAGTGCTACGAATGTGGGAAAGGCTTCAGCCAGAGCTCAGACCTTCGAATCCACCTCAGAGTGCACACTGGGGAAAAGCCCTACCACTGTGGCAAGTGTGGGAAGGGCTTCAGCCAGAGCTCCAAACTCCTCATTCATCAGAGAGTGCACACcggagagaagccctatgagtGCTACAGGTGTGGGAAGAGCTTCAGCCAGAGCTCCAACCTGCACATCCACCAGCGGGTTCACAAGAAGGACCTTCGTTAA